GGGACGGGTTTCCGGGGAGGTGTTCCAGTGCGAAACATAGACACCGTCAAAAGGTCCCGGACCGCCATTCAGACCGTAAGTATAGGCATAAGACCAGATATCGGCGGGATTGCGACTGTCCTCCTGCCCGTTGCCTGCCCGGATAAAAACCACCGCATCGACATCGCCGTCGCCATTGGCGTCATACTGCGAGAAGTCTATGTACGGGTCAAGTTCATAAAGCAGCTGCTCGAAATTATAATTGCTTGTATACCATTCCCCTGTATGCCATTCGAGGACGTCACCGGTCACCGCCACTTGCCCATATGACACTTCATTGTAATAATCGGCTACCGAGCCGCCCGGATAGAGATTGCGGGAGAACATCAAACTGTCAAAAGTTTCGCGAGGATAGGTGTTCCATCGGTTGTACCAGCGAACCAGGATGGCCAGAACTTTGACCGTATCGCCGGTAAAGCGATATGCCGCAATAGCGGCGCTGTCCTGCGGAGTCAACTGTGACGGTGGAATTCGCCCAAACTGCTGGGTCATGACCTGCTCCGGGACGTCCGAAATAATTCCTCTGGTAAAATCAATAGCCTGAGCAGTAAAGGCGCAAACAAAAGTGAGGAAGAAAACGACAAGTAAAATAAACCTGCGAGACATAGGATCCCTCCGGGATTGGGAAATATTTATATCAGTTCAATATAACCCCCTTTGGTATCCTGTCAAGCGGCATTACTCTTTCCGATGCACCACCATGGCGCCAGCCTGGTTGGTCGGCATTATGCGGACCTGATGGATATTGACATGGGGTGGACGGGTAACGCAGAAGAGAATCGCTTCGGCGACATCGCGCCCGGTCAGCGGCTGAATTCCCTTATAGACTTTCTTCGCCCGTTCCTTATCGCCATGGAAACGAACCATGGAGAATTCGGTTTCGACCATTCCGGGGTCAACGGTACTGACCCGAAGAGGCGAATCGACCAGGTCTATCTGCATCCCTTTGGTGAGGGCATCCACCGCAAACTTGGTGGCGCAGTAAACATTGCCGCCCGGATAGAGCTCATGCCCGGCGATGGAGCCGATATTGACAATATCCCCCTTTCCCCGCTGGACCATCCAGGGGATTACCACCCGGCTGACATAAAGAAGCCCTTTTATATTGGTATCTATCATCTCTTCCCAGTCCGACAATTTCCCCTCGTGAAGCTTATCCAGCCCGCGGCTTAAACCGGCATTGTTTATCAGAATATCAATTCTCTTCCATTCATCCGGCAAACCGTTCAGCGTCGTTTCGACCTCCCGCTGATTGCGAACATCGAGCTGGAAAAAATGAATATCAATTTGGTTCTCTTTCCGCAACTTTTCGGCGAGATTGCGGACCCGGTCGCCGCGCCTTGCCGCCAGAACCAGGTTAGCCCCCTGTTCGGCAAATAGCGTAGCAGTCGCTTCGCCGATTCCGGCCGACGCCCCGGTGATAAAGGCGGTTCTATTTTTCAGAAGTTTCATCAGGTTTTCCCTTTTGAGATTTCGCAGTTTAATCTGGCGCCAAATTAAGTTGAGCTGTCATCAAAGTCAAGCGCCCCCGGACGCAAAATAGACTATTGAGTGTCGGTCAAAAGATATCGGTTGTATCCCATAATTCTGGTTCTAAGAAGCATACCTTGTGCAATAATCAACAGTCAATCAGGCTGTTATCTTGTTGTTAAATAACAACATAATCGATGAGTGCGCATTTTTTGTCAGGGCGCCATCAAGGCATATATTATGCGGTCAGATAGCGGCAGAGGTATTAACATTTCTATGAATAGGGTCGATATTCAGGTAATAGGGGTTGTCCCATACCGGTCGGCTCAGCATAGAAACTGACCGCGAGGTAGGAGATGACTTCTGAAAGCAAGAAACGGAAGGCTGTGATTGTGCCGCGGAAACTTTACTGGCACCTCTACAGTCTCCAAAACCTTAACGGCGAGAAGTTCATAAGGGTTGTCAACAAAGTCCTGAAACGTGAGTATCAGCTCATCAAATAAGGACTTAGAAGAAAACCTTAGGGTTTAGCCAATTATTTTAGTTGACTTGACAGGGAGTTTCGCTTATTTTCGGCAAACTTTTGACTTGCACATGGAATCTCCCGAGTTCGGGCAGTCAGTTGACAAGGTAGGGAAAGGTTATGCTTAAGAAGAAGCTCTCTTTTATGCTGATTACTGATAGCCGCGATAAGTTGCGTCAGTTTTCTATTTCTTATCGCCTCATTCTCGGGTGTGCCATTCTGGTAGCATTCATCTTTATCGCCAATATCTTCCTGACCACCTCATTCCTCAAATCGCAAGTCTCTATCCTGGAGATTAAGAAACTCCGGGCAGAGAATCAAACCCTGGCGGAGAAGTTTGAAACAGTCAAGGGGAAGATATCGAAAATTGCGGCCTCTTATGATGAGCTGGTCGCCAAGGAGATAGTGATAAGGAACATTTTCAGTCTTCCGGAGATCAGTTTGGATGAGCGCCAACTCGGTATTGGCGGTCCGGAAAACCCGAATTTGTCAGTTTATTCTGACGCGATGCAAACCGCCAGCGCCGTGGAAAACGACGTCGAGGCGCTGCTGAGGCTTTCTGATTATGAACAGCAGAAGTATGAAGAAGTCTATGAATCGTTGATGGATAAGAAAACCATACTGGATCACACCCCCTCTATTATGCCGACCCGCGGATATCAGAGCCGTGGTTTCGGAATGAAATTTGACCCCTTTACCGGGAATCGCCAATTCCACAGCGGTATCGATATCGCCAATCGGACCGGCACCCCGATATATGCCGCCGCCGACGGTAAAGTTACTTATGCCGCCTTTTCCCCCGGCGGAATGGGAAATATGGTTACGATTAACCATGGGTTCGGGTTCGAAACCAGGTACGGCCATATGAGCAAAATCAAAGTGGTCCGGGGGCAGGAGGTCAAACGGGGGACAGTTATAGGGTATGTCGGTTCAACCGGTTACTCCACCGGACCGCACCTTCATTATGAAGTAATCAAAGATGGCAAGGCGGTGAATCCGTTCGATTACATTATTAATATCAATTAACCGAAAAATTTTCGTATTACTCCAGTTTTGATTATCGCCTCTTTTTGAAGAAAAAGGGGCGATTTCTTTTTCTTGTCTGTAAGTATTTGATATGCAATAAATTACCCGGCAGAAGATTTGGGCGACACTCAGAATCGCTTTATGATGGCGTCTTATTTGGCTGTCCTTTTTTGGGAACTATTGAAAAATCCCCTTGTTTAAATTATAAAATATACTAATATTGTCTATGATATCCTATTTAGCATAGAGGCAATATGAAGACCCCAATAGATTCCAAGAACCTTCCGCCGGTCGCTGCCCGGGAGGATGATCACTTTGAGCAGGAAACCAAGGAAATTATCGCCCGGATAAAGAAAGGCGATAAGAATGCCTTCTCCGAGTTGGTTCGTCTGTACCGCAATCAGGTGGCATCGCTGGCTTATAAAATGGTCGGTGACTATGATGAAGCGGCCGATATTACCCAGAATGTCTTTGTCAAGACCAGCCGGAATATTTGGCGCTATGACGAGTCGAAGAAGTTTTATACCTGGCTTTATCGGATTACCGTCAACGCATCCATCGACTACATGCGGAAACATCACCGGTACCATCATGAATCGATAGACAACATTCCGGAAAAAGCCGATGATAAGCATGATACCCCGGAAGTCTCCTTTCAGAGGGACCGTTTGCGTCAGTATATCGATGAAGCAGCCGGCTCCCTGAATGACAAACAGCGCTCGGCTTTTATGCTGCGCGATGTGGACGGCTGTCATATTGACGATGTCGCCAATATCATGAATATGCCGGAGGCAACTGTCCGCTGGTATCTTCATCGGGCGCGGGCAAAAATCCGCAAAGAGCTTCTCAAAAAATGCCCGCAGCTTCTAATAACGCTCGGCTTTAAATAGACTCTTCCAGCAGATGACCGAAAAGGCGAGCGAAATAATTCGTTTGCCTTTTCTGCTTCAATTCTCCTGATTATCCTCCGCAATTATGGCTGAGTCCAGAGAATTAAACTTAAAGATTTCCGGGATGCATTGCGCTTCCTGCGCCGCTAATATTGAGCGGGAACTCTCGGACGTTGAGGGTATCAATCAGGTCGCGGTAAATTACGCTCTGGGAACAGCCCGGGTCGAATTCCGCCCCGAGGAGGTCGAAGAAAAGGCGATATACGGGACTATATCTGAGCTAGGTTATGGGGCAACACCGGCCGCGTTTGCCTCTGACGATTTCGCCCAGGAGGCAAAAGCCGCGAAGCGAAACTTCATTACCTCCGTCTTATTTGCCGCCCCGATTATGATTCTCAGCATGGGCGGGATGCTCTGGTCGCAGCTGCGTCTGGAGCCGCGACTGGAGGGGGGAATCCTTTTCTTGCTTACCGTTCCGGTCCTGTTTTATTCCGGACGGGAGATTTTTGCCGATGCCTGGAGGCAGGCTCGTCATTTCCGCGCCAATATGAACTCCCTGATTGCCCTCGGTTCCCTGGCGGCTTTCTTATTTAGCAGTTTTGTCTTATTTCAAACGCTTCTGGGGGAGCATACTCATCAGGCTCATTATTACTTCGAGACGGCGGCGGCGATTGTGACGCTGATACTTTTGGGAAGATTTCTGGAGAGTAGAGCGAAGGGAAAAGCCCGGGATGCTATTGGAGCCTTGATGAGACTCCAGCCGGATACCGCGGTTGCCGTCATAGACGGGCTGGAAAAAGTAATCTCGCGAACCGCCATCACGGCCGGCATGGTTCTGGTGGTGAAGGCGGGCGAGAAAATCCCTGCCGACGGCAGAATAATCGAAGGGAGCCCGTCTATTGATGAGTCGATGTTGACCGGAGAATCGGTACCGGTGGACAAGAAAGCGGGGGATATGGTCTTCGGCGGCTCGGTCAACGGCAACCGGTCATTTCGATTTGAGGTGACCGGAACCGGCGAGGAGACATTTCTCGCACAGATTATTCGCCTGGTATCCGAAGCGCAGGGCCGTAAAGCGCCGGTGCAAAAACTTGCCGACCGCATCGCCGGCATTTTTGTGCCGATAGTCCTCATTATTGCCGTTATCACGTTTGTGGCCTGGTTTTTCCTCGACCCAGACAATCTGATGCTTCTCAAAGCGCCGGTTGCCGTCTTGATAATCGCCTGCCCCTGTGCCCTGGGGCTGGCAACCCCGACAGCCATCCTTGCCGGAACCGGCAAAGCGGCGCGACGGGGTATTTATATCCGGGGCGGGGATATCCTCGAGAATGCCGCCAAATCAAAGCAGGTCATTTTTGATAAAACCGGAACCTTGACCGCGGGGCATTTCGAAGTGGTCGATTTCCGAACGGTCAATCCCGACGAGGAAGACCTGTTATTCGAGATGGGGGCGTCACTGGAGTCCGGGTCAACACATCCGCTGGCATTGGGGATTGTGGAGAAAGCCCGCTCGCAGAATACGGAATTGACATCACCGAAAAATCTGGAGGAGTTCCCCGGATTCGGTCTGAAAGGGGAAATCCAGGGGCGGCAGGTTCTTGCCGGAAGCGCCGCCGCTTTGCAGCGGGAGAATATCCGCTTGGGTGAACTGGAGGGTCCGGCTGAGGAGGCGATGTCGCGCGGGCTGACAGTGGTTTTTGTGGCGGTGGAGGGGCAGGTGGTCGGCTTTTTCAGTCTCAGGGATAAAGTGAAAGAGGAAGCCTCAGAAGTCGTGCACAAACTGAAAGAGTCGGGACGGGAAGTAATTATGCTGACCGGCGACAATCATCGAACCGCCCAGGGAGTGGCGGCGCAACTTGGAATTGACCGATTTGAAGCCGCGATTAAGCCCGACCAGAAAGCGGTCATTGTGGAAGCGTTTCGTCGCGCCGGAAATAATGTGGTTATGGTCGGTGACGGAATCAATGACGCCCCGGCGCTGGCCGCCGCTGATATCGGAGTGGCGCTGGGAAGCGGAACCGATGTCGCTATGGAGTCAGCCGATATTATCCTGGTTAAGAACAATCTGGAATCACTCCTTGAGGCGCTGGAGATTTCCGGAAAAACCTTTCGCACAATCAAACAGAATCTTTTCTGGGCATTTTTCTATAACGTCATTTCCATTCCGATAGCGGCCGGAGCGCTTTATCCTCTCTTTGGTTTGACCCTGTCGCCGGTTATAGCGGCCGGGGCAATGGCTTTTTCCTCTCTCTTCGTGGTGACCAATTCCTTGCGCCTTCTGAAGGCATGACGCCTGGGATAATGATTGGTATGCCCTCTATTATCATCGGACTGGGAAATATCGGCCGAAAATATCGGGGAACGCGGCATAATCTCGGCTTTGAACTCTTAGACGCGATTGCCGCCCAATGGAATCTGAAAGCGGTGCCGGGCGATGGCGACTATTACATAGTTGAAAAGGAGTTGGAAGGGAAACTCATTCGCCTGGTCTGGCCCACCACATATATGAATAACTCCGGAAAAGCCGCCGAGCAGGTTTTGCAGAAATTTCTACTGACTCCCAGGGACCTGCTGGTGGTGTATGATGATTTGAATCTGCCGCTGGGACGATTGCGAATACGGTCGGAAGGTTCCGATGGCGGTCATAACGGGATGGCTGATATCATATATCATTTGGGAACCGAAGAGATTGCCCGGCTCCGACTTGGAATTGGTCCTCTTCCGCCGGGAGTTGATACTGTTTCGTTTGTCCTTAATCCGTTTGCCGACAATGAATTGGAAATTAAGAAGAAAATGCTTGAAAAGGCGGGGGAGGCTGTATTATATTTGCTTAAGTT
This sequence is a window from Candidatus Zixiibacteriota bacterium. Protein-coding genes within it:
- a CDS encoding sigma-70 family RNA polymerase sigma factor, yielding MKTPIDSKNLPPVAAREDDHFEQETKEIIARIKKGDKNAFSELVRLYRNQVASLAYKMVGDYDEAADITQNVFVKTSRNIWRYDESKKFYTWLYRITVNASIDYMRKHHRYHHESIDNIPEKADDKHDTPEVSFQRDRLRQYIDEAAGSLNDKQRSAFMLRDVDGCHIDDVANIMNMPEATVRWYLHRARAKIRKELLKKCPQLLITLGFK
- a CDS encoding heavy metal translocating P-type ATPase: MAESRELNLKISGMHCASCAANIERELSDVEGINQVAVNYALGTARVEFRPEEVEEKAIYGTISELGYGATPAAFASDDFAQEAKAAKRNFITSVLFAAPIMILSMGGMLWSQLRLEPRLEGGILFLLTVPVLFYSGREIFADAWRQARHFRANMNSLIALGSLAAFLFSSFVLFQTLLGEHTHQAHYYFETAAAIVTLILLGRFLESRAKGKARDAIGALMRLQPDTAVAVIDGLEKVISRTAITAGMVLVVKAGEKIPADGRIIEGSPSIDESMLTGESVPVDKKAGDMVFGGSVNGNRSFRFEVTGTGEETFLAQIIRLVSEAQGRKAPVQKLADRIAGIFVPIVLIIAVITFVAWFFLDPDNLMLLKAPVAVLIIACPCALGLATPTAILAGTGKAARRGIYIRGGDILENAAKSKQVIFDKTGTLTAGHFEVVDFRTVNPDEEDLLFEMGASLESGSTHPLALGIVEKARSQNTELTSPKNLEEFPGFGLKGEIQGRQVLAGSAAALQRENIRLGELEGPAEEAMSRGLTVVFVAVEGQVVGFFSLRDKVKEEASEVVHKLKESGREVIMLTGDNHRTAQGVAAQLGIDRFEAAIKPDQKAVIVEAFRRAGNNVVMVGDGINDAPALAAADIGVALGSGTDVAMESADIILVKNNLESLLEALEISGKTFRTIKQNLFWAFFYNVISIPIAAGALYPLFGLTLSPVIAAGAMAFSSLFVVTNSLRLLKA
- a CDS encoding M23 family metallopeptidase; amino-acid sequence: MLKKKLSFMLITDSRDKLRQFSISYRLILGCAILVAFIFIANIFLTTSFLKSQVSILEIKKLRAENQTLAEKFETVKGKISKIAASYDELVAKEIVIRNIFSLPEISLDERQLGIGGPENPNLSVYSDAMQTASAVENDVEALLRLSDYEQQKYEEVYESLMDKKTILDHTPSIMPTRGYQSRGFGMKFDPFTGNRQFHSGIDIANRTGTPIYAAADGKVTYAAFSPGGMGNMVTINHGFGFETRYGHMSKIKVVRGQEVKRGTVIGYVGSTGYSTGPHLHYEVIKDGKAVNPFDYIININ
- a CDS encoding SDR family oxidoreductase, yielding MKLLKNRTAFITGASAGIGEATATLFAEQGANLVLAARRGDRVRNLAEKLRKENQIDIHFFQLDVRNQREVETTLNGLPDEWKRIDILINNAGLSRGLDKLHEGKLSDWEEMIDTNIKGLLYVSRVVIPWMVQRGKGDIVNIGSIAGHELYPGGNVYCATKFAVDALTKGMQIDLVDSPLRVSTVDPGMVETEFSMVRFHGDKERAKKVYKGIQPLTGRDVAEAILFCVTRPPHVNIHQVRIMPTNQAGAMVVHRKE
- the pth gene encoding aminoacyl-tRNA hydrolase, which gives rise to MPSIIIGLGNIGRKYRGTRHNLGFELLDAIAAQWNLKAVPGDGDYYIVEKELEGKLIRLVWPTTYMNNSGKAAEQVLQKFLLTPRDLLVVYDDLNLPLGRLRIRSEGSDGGHNGMADIIYHLGTEEIARLRLGIGPLPPGVDTVSFVLNPFADNELEIKKKMLEKAGEAVLYLLKFDIAKAMSIYNPAPDEAQ